One window of the Candidatus Dadabacteria bacterium genome contains the following:
- the glmU gene encoding bifunctional UDP-N-acetylglucosamine diphosphorylase/glucosamine-1-phosphate N-acetyltransferase GlmU: MLCAGKGSRMGGERQKTLLPVLGTPMVRHVAAAASAAKPSKTVAVVGFDSGSVIDCLSACPWPVEFAVQKNQSGTGHAIRAALDVITSKSGDAIVLNGDMPAVTGALVKKVVSRHKKSGAAVSLVTAETDDPRGYGRIVRGAGGDVERIAEDADASAEEKRGREINAGIYCFKLPFLRAAAGKLSNKNALGEYYITDLIEAALRGGKKVSAVRADFAEVAGVNTPGELAAASAMIKDRVNARLMRSGVIITDPQTAHICPETSIGRGTVIHPFCFISRSRIGANCSVGPCSQIRDSALGSGCSVEFSSSLDGCSLRGGASAGPFARIRPGTVLMDGARAGSFVEIKQSSVGRGSKVPHLSYVGDSEVGSGVNVGAGTVTCNYDGRKKHRTTIEDGVFIGSDTMLIAPVKVGKGATTAAGSVITKDVSPGSLAIGRSRQKEIARRGAGGKKGGGG, from the coding sequence ATCCTCTGCGCCGGAAAAGGCTCAAGAATGGGAGGGGAGCGTCAGAAGACCCTGCTCCCGGTTCTGGGAACTCCGATGGTCAGGCACGTGGCGGCGGCGGCCTCTGCGGCAAAACCGTCAAAAACCGTGGCGGTGGTCGGCTTTGATTCCGGGTCCGTAATTGACTGCCTCTCCGCCTGCCCGTGGCCGGTTGAGTTCGCCGTGCAGAAAAACCAGTCCGGCACGGGGCACGCAATCAGGGCGGCGCTTGACGTTATAACATCCAAAAGCGGAGACGCAATCGTTCTCAACGGAGACATGCCCGCCGTTACGGGAGCGCTTGTCAAAAAAGTGGTCTCCCGGCACAAAAAAAGCGGCGCGGCGGTTTCACTGGTAACGGCGGAAACGGACGACCCGCGCGGATACGGGCGCATAGTTCGCGGCGCGGGCGGGGATGTTGAAAGGATCGCGGAAGACGCGGACGCAAGCGCGGAGGAAAAGCGGGGGCGCGAAATTAACGCCGGAATTTACTGCTTCAAACTCCCTTTTCTGCGAGCCGCCGCCGGAAAACTGAGCAACAAAAACGCGCTGGGTGAATACTACATAACAGACCTGATTGAAGCCGCCCTTCGCGGCGGCAAAAAAGTGAGCGCCGTCCGTGCGGACTTCGCAGAGGTGGCGGGCGTCAACACGCCGGGGGAACTCGCGGCGGCAAGCGCAATGATTAAAGACAGAGTGAACGCCCGCCTTATGCGCTCCGGCGTTATCATCACAGACCCGCAAACCGCCCACATATGCCCCGAAACCTCCATAGGGCGCGGAACAGTCATCCACCCGTTCTGTTTTATAAGCCGCAGCCGCATAGGGGCGAACTGCTCCGTCGGGCCCTGCTCGCAGATACGCGACAGCGCCCTCGGCTCCGGCTGTTCGGTGGAGTTCTCCTCGTCTCTTGACGGATGCTCTCTGCGCGGCGGCGCGTCCGCGGGGCCTTTTGCAAGAATACGCCCCGGAACCGTTCTTATGGACGGCGCGAGGGCGGGCTCGTTTGTGGAAATCAAGCAGTCGTCCGTGGGGCGCGGGTCAAAAGTTCCGCACCTGTCCTATGTGGGAGACTCCGAGGTCGGCTCCGGGGTCAACGTGGGGGCGGGGACTGTAACCTGCAACTATGACGGAAGGAAAAAACACCGCACAACCATTGAAGACGGGGTTTTCATCGGCAGCGACACCATGCTCATCGCCCCCGTGAAAGTGGGCAAAGGCGCGACCACCGCCGCCGGCTCGGTGATAACAAAGGACGTTTCCCCCGGCTCTCTCGCCATCGGCAGAAGCAGGCAGAAAGAGATAGCGCGGCGCGGCGCGGGCGGCAAAAAGGGGGGCGGGGGCTGA
- a CDS encoding single-stranded DNA-binding protein: protein MRGVNKVTIIGNVGSDPEMKYTASGAAVANFSIATNESWTGKDGQKQERTEWHRIVAWSRLAEICGQYLAKGSPVYVEGSIRTRQWEDKEGNTRHTTEIHAREIQFLGSGGREGGGHEGGGGRRREDRSDAPVVDIPDNNMDDDIPF from the coding sequence ATGAGAGGAGTAAACAAGGTAACAATAATAGGCAATGTCGGCAGCGACCCGGAGATGAAATACACCGCTTCGGGAGCGGCAGTGGCAAACTTTTCAATCGCCACCAACGAGTCGTGGACCGGCAAGGATGGACAGAAACAGGAGCGCACCGAATGGCACAGAATTGTGGCGTGGTCCCGGCTTGCCGAGATTTGCGGACAGTATCTCGCAAAGGGAAGCCCGGTTTATGTTGAGGGGAGCATAAGAACGCGGCAGTGGGAAGACAAGGAAGGCAACACCAGACACACCACCGAGATACACGCGAGAGAGATTCAGTTTCTCGGCTCCGGCGGACGCGAAGGCGGCGGCCATGAGGGCGGCGGCGGACGGCGGCGGGAAGACCGGTCGGACGCGCCCGTGGTTGATATCCCCGACAACAATATGGATGACGACATCCCGTTCTAA